Genomic segment of Armatimonadota bacterium:
GCTGGCTGCCGGTAACTGGAAGATGCACAAGACGGCGCGCGAGGGTGTCGAGACCGTCGCGGCGCTAAAGCCTCTGGTGGCCGACCTCCGGGAGGTGGACATCGTCGTCTGCCCGCCCTTCACCGCGCTGGCCGACGTGGGTCGGGCCCTGGCCGGCAGCAACATCGAGCTGGGAGCCCAGGACATGCACTGGGAGGCGCAGGGTCCCTACACCGGGGAGGTCTCCGGGCCGATGCTCTGGGACCTGGGGTGCACCTACGTCATCGTGGGCCACTCGGAGCGGCGCCGCCACTTCGGGGAGACCGACGAGGAGGCAGGCCGCAAGGTCTCCGCCGCCTTCGCCCACGAGCTGCTCCCCATTCTCTGCGTGGGCGAGACCCTGGAGGAGCGCGACGCCGGGCGCACAGAGGAGGTGGTGGCGCGGCAGGTGCGCCTGGGCACCGCCGGGGTGGACCCGGCCGGAGGTGACCGCCTGGTGGTAGCCTACGAGCCCGTCTGGGCCATCGGCACCGGGCGAGCCGCTACCGGCGAAGAGGCCAACCGGGTGAGTGCCCTGATCCGGACCTGGCTGGCGGAGCGCTTCGGTGAGGCGGCGCAGCAGACGCGCATCCTGTACGGGGGCAGCGTCACCCCGGAGAACATCACCGAGTTCATCGCCCAGCCGGAGATCGACGGGGCCCTGGTGGGAGGCGCCAGCCTGGACCCGCAGGCCTTTGCTGCCATCGTCCGGGCGGTGGCGGGCAGGGGGCGTGGCGGGGTGCCGGGAGGCGTAGTAGACTAGGCGGTGCGAACTGGGGGAGGGTCCTGTGTTTGAGACCATGCTGATCGTGCACCTGGTCCTGGCGATGGCGGTCATCGGGATCGTCGTTCTGCAGGGGCCAAAGGGGGAAGGCCTGGGGGCCATCGGTGGCAGCGCCCGCCTCTTTCACGGTCCGCGGCCGCGGGAGACGCTGATGCTGCGCCTCACCACCGCGGTCTCTATTCTGTTCATCTTCAGCGCCACCTACCTGGTCCTCAGCCGCTGAGCTCGGAGGCGAGCAGTTGCCAGGGGCGTCC
This window contains:
- the secG gene encoding preprotein translocase subunit SecG, yielding MFETMLIVHLVLAMAVIGIVVLQGPKGEGLGAIGGSARLFHGPRPRETLMLRLTTAVSILFIFSATYLVLSR
- the tpiA gene encoding triose-phosphate isomerase, with amino-acid sequence MARVPLAAGNWKMHKTAREGVETVAALKPLVADLREVDIVVCPPFTALADVGRALAGSNIELGAQDMHWEAQGPYTGEVSGPMLWDLGCTYVIVGHSERRRHFGETDEEAGRKVSAAFAHELLPILCVGETLEERDAGRTEEVVARQVRLGTAGVDPAGGDRLVVAYEPVWAIGTGRAATGEEANRVSALIRTWLAERFGEAAQQTRILYGGSVTPENITEFIAQPEIDGALVGGASLDPQAFAAIVRAVAGRGRGGVPGGVVD